The following are encoded in a window of Nibricoccus aquaticus genomic DNA:
- a CDS encoding SDR family NAD(P)-dependent oxidoreductase translates to MHTKPTNQTWVLITGASSGLGEEFARQYAQQGHPLVLVARRLDRLQALAERLGQQFNVEVIVEQVDLSDIAAIGQLHARLRGRGVVIDMLINNAGHGLQGPFIDSQLDAALAMVQLDIASLTAVTHVFARDMRERRRGKILLVASLLAYQGVENFAVYAAAKAYVLRLGEALHRELKRDGITVTTLCPGVTETGFAQAAQQKITPILKRLMMKPEPVVRIGMRALEAGRMSVVPGLGNKAVAVFTWATPRWLHQAVMSQTMNG, encoded by the coding sequence ATGCACACCAAGCCAACCAACCAGACCTGGGTTCTCATCACCGGCGCCTCCAGCGGCCTCGGCGAAGAGTTCGCACGCCAATATGCCCAACAGGGCCATCCCCTCGTGCTCGTCGCGCGTCGGCTCGACCGGCTGCAGGCGCTCGCCGAGCGACTGGGGCAGCAGTTCAACGTCGAGGTCATCGTGGAGCAGGTCGATCTGTCGGATATTGCCGCCATCGGCCAACTGCATGCGCGGCTCCGTGGGCGCGGCGTGGTGATCGACATGCTCATCAACAACGCGGGGCACGGCCTGCAGGGGCCGTTCATCGACAGCCAACTCGATGCGGCGCTGGCGATGGTGCAGCTCGACATCGCCAGCCTGACCGCGGTCACCCATGTGTTCGCCCGGGACATGCGTGAACGGCGCCGGGGGAAGATTCTGCTCGTCGCCAGTCTGCTGGCTTACCAAGGGGTGGAGAACTTTGCGGTTTATGCGGCGGCGAAAGCCTACGTGCTGCGGCTGGGGGAAGCGCTGCATCGCGAGCTCAAGCGCGACGGTATCACGGTGACGACCCTGTGCCCGGGCGTGACGGAAACCGGATTCGCTCAAGCGGCGCAGCAAAAGATCACGCCGATCTTGAAGCGGCTTATGATGAAGCCGGAGCCCGTTGTTAGAATCGGGATGCGCGCGTTGGAGGCCGGCCGCATGAGCGTCGTTCCGGGTTTGGGCAATAAAGCGGTCGCGGTTTTCACGTGGGCGACGCCGCGCTGGCTGCACCAGGCAGTGATGTCCCAGACGATGAACGGGTGA
- a CDS encoding M23 family metallopeptidase, with protein MMRLMISLAGLCVLSVSVFAQRVEIVWPTPSTAYFEGKPLETFIQPTASGVLESGLFGCTRSGGAQFHEGIDIKPVKRNRQGEAVDPVFAAMSGVVRHISRQAGNSSYGRYIVIEHPDQLPGVFTLYAHLASIAPGLSVGAKVERGQEIAVMGRSASGYAIPKDRAHLHFEIGVMLTRDFQGWYNFKKFGSRNEHGLWNGMNLIGIDPLDFFDQLRARRVETFQQYFAQLKPAVKVRVATRRVPDFIERYPALLAKPMPTDSLVAGWEVAFNEMGVPFAWTPLTAMELIGMGTNEVRVVASDEGILKKNRCRSLVFMKRGKPAIGKDLETVLQLVFGLREEL; from the coding sequence ATGATGCGACTGATGATTTCTCTGGCTGGTTTGTGTGTGCTTTCGGTGTCGGTTTTTGCGCAGCGGGTGGAGATCGTGTGGCCGACGCCGAGCACGGCCTATTTCGAGGGGAAGCCGCTGGAGACGTTCATCCAGCCGACGGCGTCGGGTGTGCTGGAGTCGGGGCTTTTTGGATGCACGCGGAGCGGAGGGGCGCAGTTTCACGAAGGGATCGACATCAAGCCGGTGAAGCGGAACCGGCAGGGCGAGGCGGTGGATCCGGTCTTCGCGGCGATGAGCGGCGTGGTGAGGCACATCAGCCGGCAGGCGGGAAACAGCAGTTACGGACGATACATCGTGATCGAGCATCCGGACCAGTTGCCGGGCGTGTTCACGTTGTATGCGCATCTGGCGAGCATCGCGCCAGGGTTGAGTGTGGGGGCGAAAGTGGAGCGCGGGCAGGAGATCGCGGTGATGGGGCGGAGTGCGAGCGGGTATGCGATTCCCAAGGACCGGGCGCATCTGCATTTCGAGATCGGGGTGATGCTGACGCGGGATTTTCAGGGGTGGTATAATTTTAAGAAGTTCGGGAGCCGCAACGAGCACGGGCTGTGGAATGGGATGAACCTGATCGGGATCGATCCGCTGGATTTTTTCGATCAGCTGAGAGCGCGGCGGGTGGAGACGTTTCAGCAATATTTTGCGCAGTTGAAACCGGCGGTGAAGGTGCGGGTGGCGACGCGGCGGGTGCCGGATTTTATCGAGCGTTATCCGGCGTTGCTGGCGAAACCGATGCCGACGGACTCGCTGGTGGCGGGCTGGGAGGTGGCGTTTAACGAGATGGGCGTGCCGTTCGCGTGGACGCCGTTGACGGCGATGGAGCTGATCGGGATGGGAACAAACGAAGTGCGCGTGGTGGCTAGCGATGAGGGGATCTTGAAGAAAAACCGGTGCCGCTCGCTGGTGTTTATGAAGCGCGGGAAGCCGGCGATCGGGAAGGATTTGGAGACGGTGTTGCAGCTGGTGTTCGGGCTGCGGGAGGAGCTGTGA
- a CDS encoding IPT/TIG domain-containing protein, producing the protein MQNTRFSQARRFVLGLGIIASLTLVGCKTTAVTNLTPGSLPANPSQIYTISARIKPKLASFVQGTVLPSIVIDGQKYRMTKSNLGEDIFEFDYQLAAGRTELAYYFEYTYQVSNNGTLSSREDYTQVQRATIVGRYVLSLEVNRGPVGAKVSILGRGFTPADVVYFDNAPVRTVFESANSISFYVPSVDANRNYKVSIGGNLGQSPAGTFRVDGVGGVSEGLNNTFSPSPSVAATNATGGTLLVNPTALSLKKGQKVNLTFTTPVTASAGGLLIDITTDVPESVIMPEVIVPAGSNTVTISIEAGRPGTGSLFAKGPGVKELVIPVKVQ; encoded by the coding sequence ATGCAAAACACCCGTTTCTCCCAAGCGAGACGATTCGTCCTCGGCCTCGGTATTATCGCCAGCCTCACTCTGGTCGGCTGCAAAACCACCGCAGTGACCAATCTCACTCCGGGTTCGCTGCCCGCCAATCCCTCGCAGATCTATACGATCTCCGCGCGCATCAAGCCAAAGCTCGCCAGCTTTGTCCAAGGCACCGTGCTCCCCAGCATCGTCATCGACGGTCAAAAGTACCGCATGACAAAGAGCAACCTCGGCGAAGACATCTTCGAATTCGACTACCAGCTCGCCGCCGGCCGCACCGAACTCGCATACTACTTCGAGTACACGTATCAGGTTAGCAACAACGGTACCCTCAGCTCCCGCGAGGATTACACCCAGGTCCAGCGCGCTACCATCGTCGGCCGCTACGTCCTCTCCCTCGAAGTCAACCGCGGCCCGGTCGGCGCCAAGGTCAGCATCCTCGGCCGCGGCTTCACCCCCGCCGATGTCGTTTACTTCGACAACGCTCCCGTGCGCACCGTCTTCGAGTCAGCCAATTCCATCAGCTTCTACGTCCCCTCAGTCGATGCGAACCGCAACTACAAGGTCTCCATCGGCGGCAATCTCGGCCAGTCCCCCGCCGGCACCTTCCGCGTCGACGGCGTTGGCGGCGTCTCCGAAGGCCTGAACAACACCTTCAGCCCCTCTCCCTCCGTGGCCGCCACCAACGCTACCGGCGGCACCCTCCTCGTTAATCCGACCGCCCTTTCCCTCAAGAAGGGCCAAAAGGTTAATCTCACCTTCACCACGCCTGTCACCGCCTCCGCAGGCGGCCTGCTCATCGACATCACCACCGATGTCCCGGAGAGCGTGATCATGCCGGAGGTCATCGTCCCCGCTGGCAGCAACACCGTCACGATCAGCATCGAAGCCGGCCGCCCCGGCACCGGCAGCCTCTTCGCCAAAGGCCCCGGCGTTAAGGAACTCGTGATTCCCGTCAAAGTTCAGTGA
- a CDS encoding GreA/GreB family elongation factor: protein MNSEAVSALIAKNPTLKPSKSKLEAMAPGSYVVHRSWGFGQIKSYDDSALKLIIDFQTKKNHPMDPAFCVGTMEVLPAKHLLVRKQTDTAKINDLIANNPAQLVVEALGGYDNHATTAIDLEITLAQVIGEEKFKKWWSAAKKAIAKDPRIAVPAKKTECYVLRETPVSAEDEIIEQFKNTRSARRRIALAEQLIGTFDSKEVQAHLQDILTGLAEAVKDSNQIDAAERLVGASIRDDLAKAVGVDVATLEPSQASLIANVRDLPAIAEKIPVQFQSRFLELVKETHPVEARDIAFTLLKTSQGKFTTECINFLVENGHSDELAASLKRWQIEQNLRAPVLLWIIKNRHSKKFAKLLNDLITPRLLSSIFFAIDYEALQASNARRIPLAEILSDDADLISDLLSTADPETARDLANALLLNQGFEELTKKSLLARFIKIFPSIQTLVASEADSKEEKLLVSRESYERKREEYEIIKSKKIPENSKAIATAREHGDLKENSEYKMAKQDQQVLAAQKSLLEKELGRARITDFKEAAADQVSVGSIVDVKVGGKTTKYTILGAWDSVPDKNIISYKTPLGLALLSKKVGETVKVKIGTSEESYTITGLTRYVDA from the coding sequence ATGAATTCGGAAGCTGTCTCTGCGCTCATCGCCAAAAACCCGACGCTCAAGCCGTCAAAATCCAAGTTGGAGGCCATGGCTCCCGGTAGCTATGTCGTCCACCGCAGCTGGGGTTTCGGCCAGATCAAATCCTACGACGATTCCGCTCTGAAGCTCATCATCGATTTCCAGACGAAGAAAAACCACCCCATGGACCCCGCCTTCTGCGTCGGCACCATGGAAGTCCTCCCGGCCAAACATCTTCTGGTCCGTAAACAGACCGACACCGCCAAGATCAACGACCTGATCGCCAACAATCCCGCTCAACTCGTCGTCGAAGCCCTCGGCGGTTACGACAACCACGCCACCACCGCCATCGACCTCGAGATCACCCTCGCCCAAGTCATCGGCGAAGAGAAATTCAAAAAGTGGTGGTCCGCCGCCAAAAAGGCCATCGCCAAGGACCCGCGCATCGCCGTCCCCGCCAAGAAGACCGAGTGCTACGTACTCCGCGAGACCCCCGTCTCCGCCGAGGACGAAATCATCGAACAATTTAAGAACACCCGCTCCGCCCGCCGCCGCATCGCGCTCGCCGAGCAGCTCATCGGCACCTTCGACTCCAAAGAAGTCCAGGCCCATCTCCAGGACATCCTCACCGGCCTCGCCGAAGCGGTGAAAGACTCCAACCAGATCGACGCCGCTGAGCGCCTTGTCGGCGCCTCCATCCGCGACGACCTCGCTAAAGCTGTCGGCGTCGATGTCGCCACGCTCGAGCCGTCTCAAGCATCCTTGATCGCCAACGTCCGAGACCTTCCCGCCATCGCGGAAAAGATCCCTGTCCAATTCCAAAGCCGCTTCCTCGAACTCGTCAAAGAGACGCACCCCGTCGAAGCCCGCGACATCGCCTTCACCCTCCTCAAGACCAGCCAGGGCAAGTTCACCACCGAGTGCATCAACTTCCTCGTTGAAAACGGCCACTCCGACGAACTCGCCGCCTCGCTCAAGCGCTGGCAGATCGAGCAAAATCTTCGCGCACCGGTGCTCCTCTGGATCATCAAGAACCGCCACTCGAAAAAGTTCGCGAAACTCCTCAACGATCTCATCACCCCGCGCCTCCTCAGCTCGATCTTCTTCGCGATCGATTACGAAGCGCTCCAGGCCTCCAACGCCCGCCGCATCCCGCTCGCCGAAATCCTCAGCGACGATGCCGACCTGATCAGCGACCTCCTCTCCACCGCCGATCCCGAGACCGCCCGCGATCTCGCGAACGCCCTCCTCCTCAATCAAGGCTTCGAAGAACTCACCAAAAAATCGCTCCTCGCCCGCTTCATCAAAATCTTCCCGTCCATCCAGACGCTCGTCGCCTCCGAGGCCGACAGCAAAGAAGAGAAGCTCCTCGTCTCCCGCGAGAGCTACGAGCGCAAACGCGAAGAGTACGAGATCATCAAATCCAAGAAGATCCCGGAGAACTCCAAAGCCATCGCAACCGCTCGCGAGCACGGCGATTTGAAGGAAAACTCCGAGTACAAGATGGCCAAGCAGGACCAGCAGGTTCTCGCCGCGCAAAAGTCCCTCCTCGAAAAAGAACTCGGCCGCGCCCGCATCACCGACTTCAAAGAAGCCGCCGCCGACCAGGTCAGCGTGGGCAGCATCGTCGACGTCAAAGTCGGCGGTAAGACCACCAAGTACACCATCCTCGGCGCTTGGGACAGCGTGCCCGACAAGAACATCATCTCCTACAAAACCCCGCTCGGCCTCGCCCTTCTCTCCAAGAAAGTCGGCGAAACCGTGAAGGTGAAGATCGGTACCTCCGAAGAGAGCTACACGATCACCGGCCTCACCCGCTACGTGGACGCCTAA
- a CDS encoding LysE/ArgO family amino acid transporter — translation MTEHLLKGVVMGFAVAAPVGPIALLILRRTLAEGRLAGFVSGLGAATADTLCAALASLALSAVTALLTAHHDLVQLLGGVFMLALGLHTWRSAPPACAVSRPLHERNLFTAFLTTCLLTLANPLTLLGITGVIAAAGLSPGDTRHGQETISLILGVLCGSSTWWLILCLCAGWLGRKLGPQTLRTLNHLAAALILGFGLWQLADLARHWL, via the coding sequence ATGACTGAACACCTCCTCAAAGGCGTCGTCATGGGCTTCGCCGTCGCCGCCCCCGTCGGCCCCATCGCTTTGCTCATCCTGCGTCGCACCCTCGCCGAAGGCCGTCTCGCGGGCTTCGTCTCCGGCCTCGGTGCCGCCACGGCGGATACACTCTGCGCCGCCCTCGCCTCGCTCGCGCTCTCCGCCGTCACTGCCCTGCTCACCGCGCATCACGACCTCGTGCAGCTGCTCGGCGGCGTGTTCATGCTCGCCCTCGGCCTGCACACCTGGCGCTCGGCCCCACCCGCCTGCGCCGTCTCCCGCCCGCTGCACGAGCGCAATCTCTTCACCGCGTTCCTGACCACCTGCCTGCTCACCCTCGCCAATCCCCTCACCCTGCTCGGCATCACCGGCGTCATCGCCGCCGCCGGCCTCTCGCCCGGCGACACCCGCCACGGTCAGGAAACAATTTCCCTCATCCTCGGCGTCTTGTGCGGCTCCTCCACCTGGTGGCTGATCCTGTGCCTCTGCGCCGGCTGGCTCGGCCGCAAACTCGGCCCGCAAACCCTGCGCACCCTGAACCATCTCGCCGCCGCCCTCATCCTCGGCTTCGGCCTCTGGCAACTCGCCGACCTCGCCCGCCACTGGCTCTGA
- a CDS encoding DUF4870 domain-containing protein — translation MDTATPPSVPGAPAPAARTWEMLAHLSALAGLLVPLGSFLGPFIIWQIKKNEFPSVEAHAKASLNFQLSCLIYAVISAIFIIVGIGILFLMAVGIFSLVCVIIATIKANNGEPWKYPLSLTLIK, via the coding sequence ATGGATACTGCCACACCTCCTTCCGTTCCGGGTGCTCCAGCACCCGCCGCTCGTACTTGGGAAATGCTCGCCCACCTTTCCGCCCTCGCCGGCTTACTCGTCCCGCTCGGATCTTTTCTCGGGCCCTTCATCATCTGGCAGATCAAGAAAAACGAATTCCCCTCCGTCGAAGCCCACGCCAAAGCCTCGCTCAATTTCCAGCTCTCCTGCCTTATCTACGCCGTCATCTCAGCGATTTTCATCATTGTGGGGATCGGCATTCTTTTTCTGATGGCCGTCGGTATCTTCAGTCTCGTCTGTGTCATCATCGCCACCATCAAAGCCAACAACGGCGAACCCTGGAAATACCCGCTCTCGCTCACGTTGATCAAATAA
- a CDS encoding MarR family winged helix-turn-helix transcriptional regulator, producing the protein MSKELNFSLPENCVCFNLRWVTRAMTKFFDAEMRRHGIRPTQGTLLLTLRAKESWSMADLSDALGMERTTLVRTLRPLQRDGLVMAEGSGRGGRVELSITAEGREKVAAAMPAWRAAQRAAVKTLGEQRWSALLADLETAALALDKAS; encoded by the coding sequence ATGAGCAAAGAACTGAATTTTTCCCTCCCGGAGAACTGCGTGTGCTTCAACCTGCGCTGGGTGACGCGGGCGATGACGAAGTTCTTTGATGCAGAAATGCGCAGGCACGGAATCCGCCCCACGCAGGGTACGCTACTCCTCACGCTGAGGGCCAAGGAGAGCTGGAGCATGGCGGACTTGAGCGACGCGCTTGGAATGGAACGCACCACGCTGGTTCGCACGCTCCGGCCGTTGCAGCGGGATGGCCTGGTGATGGCCGAGGGAAGCGGGCGGGGGGGGCGGGTGGAACTGTCGATCACTGCCGAAGGACGTGAGAAGGTTGCGGCGGCGATGCCGGCCTGGCGCGCGGCGCAACGGGCCGCCGTCAAAACGCTGGGCGAGCAACGCTGGTCCGCGCTCCTGGCCGACCTCGAGACGGCGGCGCTGGCTCTCGACAAAGCCTCTTAA
- a CDS encoding RsmB/NOP family class I SAM-dependent RNA methyltransferase: protein MNPPTTSEARLTPWSHAARLVARWVEKGERVDALLDTMPRTVTGVDRGRCQNLLLGAVRHRGRIEAHLKQLITLLPRPRVQGILLVAGFELIEGGTEGHAARVGHHAVEQTKLLASPSEARLVNAVVRKLAAGLASEPVPPKEASAAQLAEYFSHPDWMVKRWIAQYGADATRALLEWNQKPAPVYARWRNRDRAPSEDELKWLTPTAWAGFYEVKSGNWALVEAALAAGVIYLQDPATRLAVELLAPKAGESVLDMCAAPGGKSLAIADTLGSGRVVAVDLPTTRVERLKENLARISGVETALVQGDIGVDGAKIFEAQGLPKAYAAVLIDVPCTNTGVMRHRADVKWRLQVGDYAKHARQQLGLLTAAAQLVEAGGRIVYSTCSLDEDENVEVVDAFLKSAGGRGFSLEKSTVSRPWETGHDGAAAFLLRRKG from the coding sequence ATGAATCCTCCGACAACTAGCGAAGCCCGCTTAACGCCGTGGTCACACGCGGCCCGCCTGGTAGCGCGTTGGGTGGAGAAGGGGGAACGCGTGGACGCGCTGCTGGACACGATGCCGCGCACGGTGACGGGCGTGGATCGGGGGCGTTGCCAAAATTTATTGCTCGGTGCGGTGCGGCATCGCGGGCGGATCGAGGCGCATCTGAAGCAGTTGATCACGCTGCTGCCGCGGCCGCGCGTGCAGGGGATTTTGTTGGTGGCAGGTTTTGAATTGATCGAAGGCGGTACCGAGGGGCACGCGGCGCGCGTGGGGCATCATGCGGTGGAGCAGACGAAGTTGCTGGCGAGTCCGTCGGAGGCACGGCTGGTCAATGCGGTGGTGCGCAAGCTGGCGGCGGGACTGGCGAGTGAGCCCGTGCCTCCGAAAGAGGCGAGCGCGGCGCAGCTGGCGGAGTATTTTTCGCATCCTGACTGGATGGTGAAGCGGTGGATCGCGCAGTATGGTGCGGACGCGACGCGGGCGTTGCTGGAATGGAACCAGAAGCCTGCGCCGGTGTATGCACGCTGGCGGAACCGGGATCGTGCGCCGAGCGAGGACGAGTTGAAGTGGCTGACGCCAACGGCGTGGGCGGGTTTTTATGAAGTGAAGTCGGGGAACTGGGCTCTCGTCGAGGCGGCGCTGGCGGCGGGAGTGATTTACCTGCAAGATCCGGCGACACGGCTGGCGGTGGAGTTGCTCGCGCCGAAAGCGGGCGAATCGGTGCTGGATATGTGCGCGGCGCCGGGCGGAAAGAGTCTGGCGATCGCGGATACGCTGGGCTCGGGGCGGGTGGTGGCGGTGGATCTGCCGACGACACGCGTGGAGCGGTTGAAGGAGAATCTCGCGCGCATCAGCGGCGTGGAGACGGCGCTGGTGCAGGGCGATATTGGCGTGGACGGTGCGAAAATTTTTGAAGCGCAGGGACTGCCGAAGGCGTATGCGGCGGTGTTGATAGATGTGCCTTGCACGAACACGGGCGTGATGCGCCACCGGGCAGACGTGAAGTGGCGTTTGCAGGTGGGGGACTATGCGAAGCACGCGAGGCAGCAGCTCGGGTTGCTCACGGCGGCAGCGCAGCTGGTCGAGGCGGGCGGGCGGATCGTTTACAGCACGTGCAGTCTGGATGAAGACGAGAACGTGGAAGTGGTGGACGCGTTTTTGAAGAGCGCGGGTGGGCGCGGATTCTCGCTGGAGAAATCGACGGTGTCACGGCCGTGGGAGACGGGGCACGACGGAGCGGCGGCGTTTTTGCTGCGGCGGAAAGGGTGA
- the hemW gene encoding radical SAM family heme chaperone HemW produces the protein MSEITSAPLSDSPANPLGLYVHVPFCATTCDFCAFYQEKPMGDSVDRYMSGIAREAELVEWDRPVSTVFWGGGTPGLLAPDDMRRLGAVVNARTGGAHEEWTVEMAPASVTKARLEALKEIGVTRISMGVQSFQPALLEGLGRQHTREQVYRAHELIAAAEFKSVNLDLMFALPGQDEVDWLADLAKAVALKPDHISTYCLTFEEDTKLWVKLSQGKVKLDTEREARLYERTWAELDAAGYAQYEVSNFARPGHACRHNVNTWRMHSWVGLGPSGASQYAGGRGTNIADLEKWLAGLERGERATEDRTVLTPELLAEDALIFGLRMNEGVDLDVWGGRVTEVAEREMRGLARRLVDEGLAEMTGARLRLTLRGRLVADAVGSEVMGALSAGG, from the coding sequence ATGAGCGAAATCACATCTGCGCCGCTAAGCGACAGTCCGGCGAATCCGCTGGGGTTGTACGTGCATGTGCCGTTTTGCGCGACGACGTGTGATTTTTGCGCGTTCTATCAGGAGAAACCGATGGGGGATTCTGTGGACCGGTACATGTCTGGAATCGCGCGGGAGGCGGAGCTGGTGGAGTGGGACCGGCCTGTATCCACGGTGTTCTGGGGCGGGGGCACGCCAGGGTTGCTGGCGCCGGATGATATGCGGCGGCTCGGTGCGGTGGTGAATGCGCGGACCGGTGGGGCTCACGAAGAGTGGACGGTGGAGATGGCTCCGGCCTCGGTGACGAAGGCGCGGCTGGAGGCGTTGAAGGAAATCGGGGTGACGCGGATCTCGATGGGCGTGCAGAGTTTTCAACCGGCGTTGCTCGAAGGGCTCGGGCGGCAGCACACGCGGGAGCAGGTTTATCGTGCGCATGAGTTGATCGCGGCGGCGGAGTTCAAGAGCGTGAATCTGGATTTGATGTTCGCACTGCCCGGGCAGGACGAGGTGGACTGGCTGGCGGATCTGGCGAAGGCCGTGGCGCTGAAGCCGGATCATATCTCGACGTACTGCCTGACGTTCGAGGAGGACACGAAGCTGTGGGTGAAGCTTTCGCAGGGGAAGGTGAAGCTGGACACGGAGCGTGAGGCGCGACTGTACGAGCGGACGTGGGCGGAACTCGATGCGGCAGGCTACGCGCAGTATGAGGTTTCCAACTTCGCGAGGCCGGGACACGCGTGCCGGCACAACGTGAATACCTGGCGGATGCACTCGTGGGTGGGGCTGGGGCCGTCGGGGGCGTCGCAGTATGCGGGCGGGCGCGGGACGAATATCGCGGATCTGGAGAAGTGGCTGGCGGGGCTGGAGCGCGGTGAGCGCGCGACGGAGGATCGCACGGTGCTGACGCCGGAGTTGCTGGCGGAGGATGCGTTGATTTTTGGGCTGCGGATGAATGAAGGCGTCGATCTGGATGTGTGGGGCGGGCGCGTGACGGAGGTGGCGGAGCGGGAGATGCGCGGGCTGGCGCGGCGGCTGGTGGACGAAGGGCTGGCGGAGATGACGGGGGCGCGGCTGCGGCTGACGTTGCGCGGACGGTTAGTTGCCGACGCGGTTGGCAGCGAAGTGATGGGCGCGCTGTCTGCTGGAGGATGA
- a CDS encoding SAM hydrolase/SAM-dependent halogenase family protein — translation MKYVKTILMLVAVWAAGLTTVRAETRALVLQTDFGTKDGAVAAMRGVAFGVSARLPIFDLSHENTPYDIWEAAYRLNQTAAFWPGGTVFVSVVDPGVGTERKSVVLKTKSGHFFVGPDNGSWTLVAESLGVEAVRQIDETRHRRAGPERSYTFHGRDIYAFVGARLAAGVVTFEEIGPELEAAVVTLPYEKARVEGGVAIGTIPALDFQYGNVWTNIDEGTFAKLSPKFGDVFTVTIAKDGKRVFSGEVPYVKTFGDVAEEKPLVYLNSLLNVAFALNMGDFAKTHGVASGAAWSVKIKKKN, via the coding sequence ATGAAATACGTGAAAACGATTTTGATGCTGGTGGCGGTCTGGGCGGCGGGTCTGACGACGGTGCGCGCGGAGACGCGGGCGCTGGTGTTGCAGACGGATTTTGGGACGAAGGACGGGGCAGTGGCGGCGATGCGCGGGGTGGCCTTTGGCGTGAGCGCGCGGCTGCCGATCTTCGATCTGAGTCATGAGAATACGCCGTACGATATTTGGGAGGCGGCGTACCGGTTGAATCAAACGGCGGCGTTCTGGCCGGGCGGGACGGTGTTCGTTTCGGTCGTCGATCCGGGCGTGGGGACGGAGCGGAAGTCGGTCGTGTTGAAAACGAAGAGCGGGCATTTTTTCGTAGGGCCGGACAATGGCTCGTGGACACTGGTGGCGGAATCGCTCGGCGTGGAGGCGGTGAGACAAATCGATGAGACGAGGCACCGGCGGGCGGGCCCGGAGCGGAGCTACACGTTTCACGGGCGGGACATTTATGCGTTTGTCGGGGCGCGGCTGGCCGCGGGCGTAGTGACCTTTGAGGAGATCGGGCCGGAGTTGGAAGCGGCAGTGGTGACGCTGCCGTATGAGAAAGCGCGGGTGGAAGGTGGCGTGGCGATCGGGACGATTCCGGCGCTGGATTTTCAGTACGGCAATGTGTGGACGAACATCGACGAGGGGACGTTCGCGAAGCTGTCGCCGAAGTTCGGAGACGTTTTCACGGTGACGATCGCGAAGGATGGAAAGCGCGTTTTCAGTGGCGAGGTGCCCTATGTGAAGACGTTTGGCGATGTGGCGGAGGAGAAGCCGCTGGTTTATCTGAACAGTCTCCTGAATGTGGCGTTTGCGCTGAACATGGGCGACTTTGCGAAGACGCACGGAGTCGCGAGTGGCGCGGCCTGGAGCGTGAAAATCAAAAAGAAGAACTAA